One region of Bacterioplanoides sp. SCSIO 12839 genomic DNA includes:
- a CDS encoding thioesterase family protein: MFQLIRYIGLMSQKPWQKRQHPLSVSQQHFRVMPWDCDFNLHLTNGRYPVWLDLTRTRFFIEIGAAPLFIEQGWRSVLASQTVTFIREIKPFAKVQVHSNVLHWDRKYLYLEHKFLVDGQLHALALARVAVLKGGRVRDFSSMLAVIHGNTQQFDAPPIPDHVRAKIELLDAKKAAS; this comes from the coding sequence ATGTTCCAGCTGATTCGTTATATTGGTTTGATGTCACAAAAACCGTGGCAGAAGCGTCAGCACCCATTGAGTGTGAGTCAGCAGCATTTCCGGGTGATGCCGTGGGATTGTGATTTTAATCTGCATCTTACTAATGGTCGTTATCCGGTTTGGCTAGACCTGACACGGACTCGTTTTTTTATTGAAATTGGTGCGGCCCCGTTGTTTATTGAACAAGGTTGGCGTTCGGTGCTGGCCAGTCAGACGGTTACCTTTATTCGGGAAATTAAGCCGTTTGCCAAGGTGCAGGTTCATTCAAATGTGCTGCACTGGGATCGTAAATACCTTTATCTGGAACATAAGTTTCTGGTGGATGGGCAATTGCACGCATTGGCGTTAGCGCGGGTTGCGGTATTAAAAGGAGGGCGTGTGAGGGACTTTTCATCCATGCTGGCCGTTATTCACGGTAATACTCAGCAATTTGATGCGCCACCAATACCGGATCATGTGCGTGCAAAAATTGAGCTGTTGGATGCAAAGAAGGCGGCATCTTAA
- the tesB gene encoding acyl-CoA thioesterase II: MSDVLEQLVELLRLESIGVNRFRGHSQDLGFRNLFGGQVLGQSLSAAIQTLKDPAWNPHSLHAYFLRPGSVTEPIEFEVDVLRDGRSFATRQVKASQKGKAILTMMASFQHPEEGFVHQSDMPEVKGPEGIPSQLELTRMFKSQIPERIREIHTADKPIEIRVVNPANPFAPKKMEPYKYVWMKADAELTGDFSEHARVLAYASDFNLLTTALQPHGVSVVQKDMQVASLDHSIWFHRPFRMDEWLLYAIDSPNAGGARGFCRGQIFNQQGELVASVAQEGLMRQRNLSEQG; the protein is encoded by the coding sequence ATGAGTGACGTATTAGAACAGTTAGTCGAATTGCTGCGTTTGGAGTCGATTGGCGTAAATCGCTTTCGGGGCCACAGCCAGGATCTTGGTTTTCGTAATTTGTTTGGTGGCCAGGTGTTGGGGCAGAGTTTGTCGGCTGCGATTCAGACACTAAAAGACCCGGCCTGGAATCCACATTCATTGCACGCGTATTTTCTGCGCCCCGGATCGGTGACTGAGCCAATCGAGTTTGAAGTTGACGTATTGCGTGATGGTCGATCTTTTGCGACTCGCCAGGTTAAGGCCAGTCAGAAAGGTAAGGCCATTCTGACCATGATGGCGTCGTTTCAGCATCCGGAAGAAGGGTTTGTTCATCAGTCGGATATGCCGGAGGTGAAAGGCCCGGAGGGCATTCCGTCGCAGCTGGAATTGACGCGTATGTTTAAGAGCCAAATTCCTGAGCGTATTCGGGAAATTCATACGGCGGATAAACCCATCGAAATCCGCGTCGTGAATCCGGCTAACCCGTTTGCACCTAAAAAAATGGAGCCTTACAAATACGTTTGGATGAAAGCCGATGCGGAACTGACTGGTGACTTCAGTGAGCATGCCCGGGTATTGGCGTATGCCAGTGACTTTAATTTGTTAACCACGGCGCTTCAGCCACACGGTGTTTCTGTGGTGCAAAAGGATATGCAGGTGGCCAGCCTGGATCACAGTATCTGGTTCCATCGCCCGTTCCGTATGGATGAGTGGCTGTTATATGCCATTGATAGCCCGAATGCAGGTGGTGCCCGGGGTTTCTGTCGTGGCCAGATTTTTAACCAGCAAGGTGAGCTGGTGGCCTCTGTTGCTCAGGAAGGACTGATGCGACAGCGGAATTTATCAGAACAAGGATAG